The proteins below come from a single Fusibacter sp. A1 genomic window:
- a CDS encoding TIGR03960 family B12-binding radical SAM protein, with protein sequence MNLDRLLKRVEKPTRYIGHEVNAVYKELDKIKLRYLHGFPDVYEVGMSHLGSHILYGAVNEEETMYCERLYAPWIDMEKELVAENVPLFSIETKSPMRDFDVIGFTLQYELSYTNIVRMLKLGHISPVKANRTSDDPIIIAGGPCAYNPEPLADIIDLFLLGEGETMLVDYLKHHEANYKAMDRREFLIEAAQIPGVYVPELYDVSYKEDGTIDAFTPNDARVPKKVVKQIIHDMNLAYYPEKIVVPYGDTVHDRAVVEIFRGCTAGCRFCQAGMIYRPVREKDTQRVIEIAEKIIENTGYEEIALTSLSTLDHSDVKNMIFKLIEKYEKDKIGISLPSLRLDSLSVDVLKEIQKVRKTGLTFAPEAGSQRLRDVINKGVTDEDIDNTVTKVFESGWSRVKLYFMLGLPTEQMEDVEGIEQIGKRLVRSYKEVTKGLKRKPLTMTISSSTFVPKPFTPFQWYGQEGRESIQEKQNYLREAFKGTPIKYNYHDMKTSIVEAVFARGDRRLGAAILEAEERGCHYDGWEEFFKYYTWMEVFEDLGIDVAFYANRERELTEVLPWDHIDVGVTKEFLSREYTQAKLAKTTVDCRRNCVGCGINSGEIGGICG encoded by the coding sequence ATGAATTTAGATCGCTTGTTAAAACGTGTAGAAAAACCTACCCGCTACATCGGTCATGAAGTGAATGCCGTGTATAAAGAGTTGGATAAGATTAAACTTAGATATCTGCACGGATTTCCTGATGTATACGAGGTGGGCATGTCCCATTTAGGCTCCCATATCTTATATGGAGCGGTGAACGAAGAAGAAACGATGTACTGTGAACGTCTCTATGCGCCGTGGATAGACATGGAAAAGGAACTGGTCGCTGAAAATGTGCCGCTGTTCAGTATCGAGACAAAATCACCGATGCGGGACTTTGATGTCATCGGTTTCACGCTTCAATATGAACTTAGTTATACCAATATTGTACGCATGCTCAAGTTAGGGCATATTTCGCCTGTGAAGGCGAACCGTACCAGTGATGATCCGATCATCATAGCGGGCGGACCCTGCGCCTACAATCCGGAGCCCCTTGCAGATATCATCGACCTCTTCCTATTGGGTGAAGGTGAAACCATGCTGGTGGACTACCTGAAGCATCATGAAGCCAATTACAAAGCCATGGACAGGCGTGAGTTTTTGATTGAAGCGGCTCAGATTCCTGGTGTGTACGTGCCTGAGCTTTATGATGTGAGTTATAAGGAAGATGGAACGATCGATGCCTTTACTCCTAATGACGCACGAGTGCCGAAAAAAGTGGTGAAACAGATCATCCACGACATGAACTTGGCCTACTATCCTGAAAAAATCGTTGTTCCTTATGGAGATACGGTCCACGATAGGGCGGTTGTCGAGATTTTCAGAGGTTGTACAGCAGGGTGCAGATTCTGCCAGGCTGGAATGATCTACAGACCGGTTCGTGAGAAGGATACTCAGAGGGTCATCGAAATCGCTGAAAAGATCATCGAGAACACAGGGTATGAGGAAATCGCCCTAACAAGTCTTTCGACGCTCGATCACAGCGATGTGAAGAATATGATCTTCAAACTGATTGAAAAATATGAAAAGGACAAGATCGGCATTTCACTTCCTTCACTAAGACTGGATTCCTTGTCTGTCGATGTGCTTAAGGAAATTCAAAAGGTGAGAAAAACAGGCCTTACTTTCGCACCCGAAGCCGGCAGTCAGCGTCTAAGGGATGTCATCAACAAAGGAGTTACCGATGAGGATATCGACAACACGGTGACCAAAGTGTTTGAATCGGGCTGGAGCAGGGTTAAGCTTTACTTCATGCTTGGTCTTCCTACTGAACAGATGGAAGATGTGGAGGGTATCGAACAGATCGGAAAACGACTTGTCAGAAGCTATAAGGAAGTCACCAAGGGGCTCAAAAGAAAGCCTCTTACCATGACGATTTCGTCTTCAACATTCGTTCCAAAGCCATTTACGCCGTTTCAGTGGTATGGCCAGGAAGGAAGAGAGTCGATTCAGGAAAAGCAAAACTATCTACGTGAGGCTTTTAAAGGCACGCCGATCAAATACAACTATCACGATATGAAGACAAGCATCGTCGAAGCGGTGTTCGCTCGTGGTGATAGACGTCTTGGCGCAGCTATTCTCGAAGCTGAGGAGCGCGGCTGCCATTACGACGGCTGGGAAGAGTTCTTCAAGTACTACACCTGGATGGAAGTGTTTGAGGACCTAGGCATCGACGTGGCGTTTTATGCGAATAGGGAAAGAGAACTTACTGAAGTCTTGCCATGGGACCATATTGATGTGGGTGTGACAAAAGAGTTCCTGTCCAGAGAATACACACAGGCTAAGCTTGCGAAAACTACAGTGGATTGCAGAAGAAACTGTGTAGGGTGTGGTATCAATTCAGGTGAGATTGGCGGTATTTGCGGATGA
- the rodA gene encoding rod shape-determining protein RodA — translation MFKIGKYLDFNLLIVILLLITIGVVMIASATDADTLGITREVKFQLISFGLGVIAMVIVMLIDYQLMGDLYLFVYALSIIALLLVYVPGLGVEQAGARSWIDLGLMDFQTSEIAKIGFIVSFAKLLEKREGRLENLFDIFIPILFVLPLLLLIFKQPDLGSMLVFVFIFLGMIFVSGLNIKIILLSALSAVLSLPLVYTFLEPHQKQRIDAFLNPNDASLPGNYHVLMSKITIGSGKLKGNGLFQGGFSANNFLPVQETDFIFAVLVEELGFIGGIAVIGLYFLFLSRLIRIAFKAKDHLGNNIVVGVLFMFAFQIFENIGMTMGIMPVTGVTLPFLSYGGSSMIVNMIAIGLVMNVYMRRKRKSYDMP, via the coding sequence ATGTTTAAAATAGGAAAGTATTTGGATTTTAATTTACTCATCGTCATATTGCTGCTTATCACCATCGGTGTTGTGATGATTGCTAGCGCGACGGATGCCGACACGCTTGGGATCACTCGCGAAGTGAAGTTTCAGCTGATTAGTTTCGGCTTAGGCGTGATCGCCATGGTGATCGTGATGCTTATCGACTATCAGCTGATGGGAGATCTGTACCTCTTTGTATACGCACTTTCAATCATTGCTCTTTTGCTCGTGTATGTTCCTGGACTAGGTGTGGAGCAGGCGGGGGCGAGGAGCTGGATCGATCTTGGATTGATGGATTTTCAGACTTCTGAAATTGCGAAAATCGGTTTTATCGTATCCTTTGCCAAGCTGCTTGAAAAACGTGAAGGAAGACTGGAAAACCTGTTCGATATCTTTATCCCCATCCTGTTTGTCCTGCCGCTATTGCTGCTCATTTTCAAACAGCCGGATTTGGGATCGATGCTCGTTTTCGTTTTTATTTTTCTTGGGATGATTTTTGTGTCGGGACTTAACATCAAGATCATTCTTCTATCTGCCTTGTCTGCTGTGCTTTCGCTCCCCCTAGTCTACACGTTTTTGGAGCCGCATCAAAAGCAGAGGATCGATGCGTTTTTAAATCCGAATGATGCGTCCCTACCGGGAAACTATCATGTGCTGATGAGCAAGATTACCATCGGTTCGGGTAAGCTAAAGGGCAACGGACTTTTTCAGGGCGGGTTTAGCGCAAATAATTTCTTGCCTGTTCAAGAAACGGATTTCATTTTTGCAGTACTGGTCGAGGAACTCGGCTTCATTGGCGGGATCGCTGTGATTGGTCTGTATTTTTTATTTTTAAGCCGTCTGATCCGTATCGCGTTTAAAGCGAAGGATCATTTAGGCAACAACATTGTCGTGGGTGTTCTTTTCATGTTTGCGTTTCAAATATTTGAGAACATCGGAATGACAATGGGTATCATGCCAGTGACGGGTGTCACTCTGCCGTTTTTGAGTTATGGCGGAAGTTCGATGATTGTCAATATGATTGCGATCGGACTGGTCATGAATGTATATATGCGTAGAAAACGCAAGTCTTATGATATGCCTTAG
- the minE gene encoding cell division topological specificity factor MinE yields MFDFFKFFKGTEKESREVARDRLKLVLVHDRSNCSPEFLEMVKEDIMKVLLSYMDVDEEHLDIKITKTMDDQTGKPALIANIPIKNMKRR; encoded by the coding sequence TTGTTTGATTTTTTTAAGTTTTTTAAAGGAACAGAAAAGGAAAGTCGCGAAGTTGCTAGAGATAGACTGAAGCTAGTTCTTGTACATGATCGAAGCAACTGCTCGCCGGAATTTCTTGAAATGGTAAAAGAAGATATCATGAAAGTCTTACTTTCTTACATGGATGTGGATGAAGAACATCTGGACATTAAGATCACGAAGACGATGGATGATCAGACTGGCAAGCCTGCGCTGATCGCTAATATTCCAATTAAAAACATGAAACGTCGATAA
- the minD gene encoding septum site-determining protein MinD — MGEVIVITSGKGGVGKTTTTANIGTGLAREGKKVVVIDADIGLRNLDVVMGLENRIVFDLVDVVHGVCKTRQALIKDKRHENLFLIPAAQTKDKSAVNQQQMKDLCDELKQDFDYVIIDCPAGIEQGFKNAIAGADRAIVVTTPEISAVRDADRIIGLLEAAELYDPKLIVNRIRMDMVKRGDMMNIEDMKDILAIGLIGVVPDDEDIVITTNRGEPAVLLDGSRAGSAYRNITKRIMGEEVAYLDLEAGSSIMGKIKKFLNMA; from the coding sequence ATGGGTGAAGTCATTGTAATCACGTCTGGTAAAGGCGGTGTAGGTAAAACGACTACAACTGCCAACATTGGAACAGGACTTGCGAGAGAAGGAAAAAAAGTAGTTGTCATCGATGCGGATATCGGTCTTCGAAATCTGGATGTCGTCATGGGTCTTGAAAACAGAATCGTTTTCGACTTGGTCGATGTGGTACACGGTGTTTGTAAAACGCGTCAAGCGCTTATTAAAGACAAGCGTCATGAAAACCTGTTCCTGATCCCTGCAGCGCAGACCAAGGACAAATCGGCAGTGAATCAACAGCAGATGAAAGACCTTTGTGACGAACTTAAGCAAGATTTCGATTACGTTATCATCGACTGTCCTGCTGGAATCGAGCAAGGATTTAAAAATGCCATAGCGGGCGCAGACAGAGCGATTGTCGTCACAACTCCTGAAATCTCAGCGGTTCGTGACGCCGACAGAATCATCGGTCTTTTAGAAGCCGCAGAACTTTATGATCCGAAACTGATTGTCAATAGAATCCGTATGGACATGGTAAAACGTGGTGACATGATGAATATCGAAGATATGAAAGATATCTTGGCTATCGGTCTTATCGGTGTGGTTCCTGATGACGAGGACATTGTCATCACAACAAACCGAGGCGAGCCTGCAGTCCTATTGGACGGTTCAAGAGCGGGTTCTGCATACCGTAATATCACAAAACGTATTATGGGGGAAGAAGTAGCTTACCTTGATCTTGAGGCTGGCTCAAGCATTATGGGTAAGATTAAAAAGTTTTTAAATATGGCGTAG
- the minC gene encoding septum site-determining protein MinC encodes MRLKKKVDFKGTKNGIVLHYSPELNFIELMEQVEKKLLKAKNFFNGAHIIGLVGPELTSAQEAELTEIIQRLGGMKVLTLEPISKEDPKEDAPIKFEFDDGELEETSEELPVAESETVLEDTVDAAEETPDQMLTVSMGDVKLGDKTLFHRGTLRSGRRLDSDGHIIVLGDVNPGAELSAAGNIVVMGALRGFAQAGRDGDDERIVVALKLQPTQIRIGKWITRPPDEGHEGPEYPEIAVVKENRIIIEPYR; translated from the coding sequence ATGCGGTTAAAAAAGAAAGTCGATTTTAAGGGGACTAAAAACGGCATCGTTTTGCATTATTCGCCTGAACTTAATTTTATAGAGCTGATGGAACAAGTGGAAAAAAAACTGTTGAAGGCGAAAAACTTTTTTAATGGAGCGCATATCATCGGTCTTGTCGGACCTGAGTTGACGTCAGCGCAGGAAGCCGAGCTAACCGAAATCATTCAGCGGCTTGGTGGAATGAAAGTGCTGACTTTGGAACCGATTAGCAAGGAGGATCCGAAAGAGGACGCCCCTATCAAGTTTGAGTTCGACGATGGTGAACTAGAAGAAACATCAGAAGAACTACCTGTTGCAGAATCGGAAACTGTGTTAGAGGATACGGTGGATGCGGCAGAAGAAACGCCGGATCAAATGCTGACTGTAAGCATGGGGGATGTCAAACTTGGTGATAAGACCCTGTTTCATAGGGGAACCTTAAGATCTGGAAGAAGACTTGATTCTGACGGACATATCATCGTACTCGGAGATGTCAATCCTGGTGCTGAACTGTCTGCTGCGGGAAACATCGTGGTGATGGGAGCCTTAAGAGGGTTTGCACAAGCCGGACGCGATGGTGACGATGAGAGGATTGTAGTTGCACTTAAATTGCAGCCTACACAGATTCGCATTGGAAAATGGATTACACGACCGCCGGATGAAGGGCACGAAGGACCAGAGTACCCGGAAATAGCAGTCGTAAAAGAGAATAGAATTATCATAGAACCTTATCGATAG
- a CDS encoding penicillin-binding transpeptidase domain-containing protein, with product MIEKLQDRKLWIWILFSLVFVILGIRLAQLTIIQGEELSNKALDTRLKKVNQVAKRGEIFDRNGLLIAGNKTAYSVEFLYDQKFSQDQQEMTVELFKLLRNQGEEHIGLPIVQSDFGFTYETDAKKEQWLSENEFDLTMSAEEVFKAYKDREQISADVDNYSAQNTLILKGIYLPIRVRDMEFTYDFTRTSFLEYYEIEESATANEAFKALKDYYSIDESFTDEEAFYIIILRHAIREKGYRKYEPITIASNVSKETAVLIQEQSMRFPNVSIEISPVRYYPQSNLASHILGYMGKISSSESVKYNSDTGYQNDDLIGKIGIEGRYEDVLRGLNGEKWIEVNAYGRFVKEYDDSIDQRFVNTDPIAGKDIQLTIDMELQAAVRDYLIRALEGISTGGLYESDYGDYKYASGYDHADTGAVVVVDVRTGEVLSMVSYPDYDINLFSTGITQEDFLSLQPENKRNPLAPRPMYNIATLTAVQPGSTFKMITGFAALEAGLDPYQKYRDAGYIETLDGRTFGCWLWNKSRGTHGLVDLMTAIQVSCNYYFFDVANGYDYARDVDLPFEMNAEKVIEAARNFGLDEKSGVEIGERVKGVPDPEQKKKGLLRELRNKLNAIGGNYFPVEITADEVKLESVIDGIIALGEDNPEISRNGLISYLQTSAGIKDINTAANLADIVKYSYFNQMKWFEGDTFNLAIGQGGHEYTPVQMARYIAAVANDGYLYDLTLIKTVDGEPAIREPFEEIDTKGNIEYLKQGMRKVAEPGGSVYSIFKDFPLKIGAKTGTAEKEGKLPPESEEKYLLTYLNKLAPSIDEETLELETARELRERTDKIAYLYKVISETEDENIRMDAENELKGLTYSSYLNKGYAMRAALKSLAGDRLTDEMIDQYKSDYDNFTWFVSFAPYDNPEIAIAVLIPQGGSGGNGAPIVKDIYGTYFKVPPTKVDKQ from the coding sequence ATGATAGAAAAATTACAAGACAGAAAACTGTGGATTTGGATTCTGTTTTCACTGGTCTTTGTCATTCTTGGAATAAGACTTGCTCAACTTACGATCATTCAAGGAGAGGAGCTTTCCAATAAGGCGCTTGACACTAGGCTGAAAAAAGTAAATCAAGTGGCCAAGCGTGGTGAGATCTTTGACAGGAACGGTCTCTTGATCGCAGGTAACAAAACAGCCTACAGCGTTGAATTTCTGTATGACCAGAAGTTCTCGCAAGATCAACAGGAGATGACCGTTGAACTTTTCAAACTGCTTAGGAACCAAGGAGAAGAACACATAGGGCTTCCTATCGTGCAGTCCGATTTCGGCTTCACCTACGAGACAGATGCGAAGAAGGAGCAGTGGCTCAGTGAAAACGAGTTTGATCTGACGATGAGCGCCGAAGAGGTATTTAAAGCCTATAAGGACCGTGAGCAGATTTCTGCGGATGTGGACAATTACAGCGCGCAAAACACCTTGATCCTAAAGGGTATCTACTTGCCGATTCGAGTGAGGGATATGGAATTTACCTACGACTTCACAAGGACGTCCTTTCTTGAGTATTACGAGATAGAGGAAAGTGCGACTGCGAATGAGGCCTTTAAGGCGTTGAAGGATTATTATAGTATCGATGAGTCCTTTACGGACGAGGAAGCTTTTTACATTATCATCTTGAGGCATGCGATACGCGAAAAAGGGTATCGCAAGTACGAACCTATCACGATCGCAAGTAATGTTTCCAAGGAGACCGCGGTACTCATTCAGGAGCAAAGTATGAGATTTCCGAATGTCAGCATTGAGATCTCACCGGTCAGATACTATCCCCAGTCGAATCTAGCGTCCCATATACTCGGGTATATGGGTAAGATATCGAGTTCTGAAAGTGTGAAGTATAATTCGGATACCGGCTATCAAAATGATGATTTGATAGGGAAAATAGGTATTGAAGGCAGATACGAGGATGTGTTAAGAGGACTGAACGGCGAAAAATGGATTGAAGTCAACGCATACGGTCGATTTGTGAAAGAATACGATGACAGCATCGACCAGCGATTTGTAAATACGGATCCGATCGCAGGCAAGGATATCCAGTTGACGATCGATATGGAGCTTCAGGCTGCGGTGAGGGACTATTTGATCCGGGCGCTTGAAGGAATCAGCACTGGTGGCTTATATGAGTCGGATTACGGCGATTACAAGTACGCATCGGGTTACGACCATGCGGACACAGGGGCTGTGGTAGTCGTGGATGTACGAACGGGAGAGGTTTTATCTATGGTGAGCTACCCCGACTATGACATCAATTTGTTTTCTACAGGTATCACACAAGAGGATTTCCTAAGTCTACAACCTGAGAACAAGCGTAACCCGCTAGCGCCAAGACCCATGTATAATATCGCCACCCTTACAGCTGTGCAGCCCGGATCGACCTTTAAGATGATAACTGGATTTGCAGCACTTGAAGCGGGTCTTGATCCGTATCAGAAGTATCGGGATGCAGGCTATATCGAAACGCTGGACGGCAGGACTTTCGGGTGCTGGTTATGGAACAAAAGCCGTGGCACACATGGTTTGGTGGATCTTATGACGGCGATCCAGGTCTCATGCAACTATTACTTTTTTGATGTCGCAAACGGATATGATTATGCCCGTGATGTCGATCTTCCATTTGAAATGAACGCCGAAAAGGTAATTGAGGCGGCAAGGAATTTTGGCCTAGATGAAAAATCCGGGGTTGAAATCGGAGAGAGGGTCAAAGGTGTTCCGGATCCTGAACAAAAGAAAAAAGGTCTCCTTAGGGAGCTGAGAAATAAACTCAACGCCATCGGCGGGAATTATTTTCCTGTAGAAATCACTGCGGACGAGGTGAAGTTGGAATCGGTAATCGACGGAATCATCGCACTTGGTGAGGATAACCCTGAAATCTCAAGAAACGGTCTGATCAGTTATCTTCAGACAAGTGCGGGGATAAAAGATATCAATACGGCTGCCAATCTTGCAGACATCGTAAAATATAGTTATTTCAATCAGATGAAGTGGTTTGAAGGAGACACCTTCAACTTGGCGATCGGTCAGGGTGGACACGAATACACACCGGTCCAGATGGCCAGGTATATCGCGGCGGTCGCCAATGACGGTTATTTGTATGACCTGACCTTGATCAAGACTGTCGATGGAGAGCCGGCGATAAGAGAACCCTTTGAAGAGATTGATACCAAGGGCAACATCGAGTATCTCAAACAGGGTATGAGAAAGGTTGCAGAACCTGGCGGATCTGTCTATTCGATCTTTAAGGATTTTCCCCTTAAGATAGGAGCTAAGACGGGTACTGCGGAAAAAGAAGGTAAATTGCCCCCAGAAAGTGAAGAAAAATATCTTCTGACCTATTTGAACAAGCTGGCGCCATCGATCGACGAGGAAACCCTTGAACTAGAGACCGCAAGGGAACTAAGGGAAAGAACGGACAAAATCGCGTATCTTTATAAGGTGATCAGTGAAACCGAAGACGAGAACATCCGTATGGATGCCGAAAACGAGTTGAAGGGACTGACGTATTCAAGCTATCTGAATAAGGGATATGCGATGAGAGCGGCGCTCAAATCACTTGCGGGCGACAGGCTTACTGATGAAATGATCGATCAGTACAAGTCGGATTACGACAACTTCACCTGGTTTGTATCGTTTGCCCCCTATGATAACCCTGAAATAGCCATTGCGGTGCTGATACCCCAAGGTGGAAGCGGTGGAAACGGCGCACCTATCGTCAAGGACATCTACGGCACTTACTTCAAGGTGCCACCTACGAAAGTGGATAAGCAATAA
- the mreD gene encoding rod shape-determining protein MreD, whose amino-acid sequence MKDRYLIAITLAIVVLQTTVLQLLRIGGVLPNLMLIWLIIAIVLFGRFVGIRTAIYAGLFSDILIGKGLAVHLSIYLVIAIIISSMEEKIFKDNYVTPVVLIMTTTVFYHVFFLVVHYFATGNINLLKWVFTITLPEMIYNLAIGVVVYTQSFKWQMGYRMR is encoded by the coding sequence ATGAAGGACAGGTACTTGATCGCTATCACCTTAGCTATCGTGGTTTTGCAGACGACCGTGCTGCAGCTGCTGCGTATCGGTGGTGTCCTACCCAACCTCATGTTGATTTGGCTGATCATAGCCATCGTGTTATTTGGCCGTTTTGTGGGAATCAGAACGGCCATTTATGCAGGTCTGTTTTCCGATATCCTTATCGGAAAGGGGTTGGCGGTTCATTTGTCGATCTATTTAGTGATCGCGATCATCATTAGTTCAATGGAAGAGAAAATTTTTAAAGACAATTACGTGACACCTGTGGTACTCATTATGACTACGACGGTGTTTTATCATGTGTTCTTCCTAGTGGTCCATTATTTTGCCACTGGGAACATCAACTTGCTCAAATGGGTATTCACCATCACCCTTCCTGAGATGATTTACAATCTTGCTATCGGCGTCGTCGTCTATACTCAGTCATTCAAATGGCAGATGGGTTATAGGATGCGTTAA
- the mreC gene encoding rod shape-determining protein MreC, translated as MNNYPQLRNWIILITVVLLVITIGVTVNGRDRISAVENALGNVVRPLQHGLMSANNYIAEKTYPIRNVFKLADENEALKKELIKTQQALISQTMLQEEYNELKTLRKSLNYAYRNDLNNFITSDVIARDQGNWYGMFIVNAGLEQGVTENAMVFNGSGLIGQVFEVGKDWSKILTITDIKGTVSFQIVDDERSFDGIVSGVSEEELEGYLFDPKGVIYPGDQIITSGLGIYPKGIIIGTVSEVVEDKDTLLKEIKVKPNVDFKNIDRVFIIPETHTFTE; from the coding sequence GTGAATAATTATCCACAACTGAGAAATTGGATCATATTGATTACGGTAGTCTTGCTCGTGATAACAATAGGGGTCACTGTCAACGGCAGAGACCGGATCAGCGCTGTAGAGAACGCACTTGGAAACGTCGTCAGACCACTTCAGCATGGACTGATGTCCGCAAACAATTATATCGCTGAAAAAACATATCCCATCAGGAATGTGTTTAAGCTTGCCGATGAAAACGAAGCTCTGAAAAAGGAGCTGATTAAAACGCAGCAAGCCCTTATCAGCCAGACGATGCTCCAAGAGGAATACAATGAGCTAAAGACGCTTAGAAAATCTCTTAACTACGCCTACAGGAACGATCTGAACAACTTTATCACAAGCGACGTCATCGCAAGGGATCAAGGGAACTGGTACGGTATGTTTATCGTAAACGCGGGACTCGAGCAAGGTGTTACTGAAAATGCAATGGTCTTCAACGGCAGCGGGCTTATAGGTCAGGTTTTTGAAGTGGGTAAGGATTGGTCTAAGATTCTTACGATAACCGACATCAAAGGAACCGTCAGTTTTCAGATAGTGGATGATGAAAGATCCTTTGACGGCATCGTTTCGGGTGTCTCGGAGGAAGAGCTTGAAGGGTATCTGTTCGACCCCAAGGGCGTCATCTATCCTGGCGATCAGATCATCACAAGCGGCTTAGGAATTTATCCTAAGGGAATCATCATCGGAACCGTATCCGAGGTCGTCGAAGACAAGGATACGCTTCTGAAGGAAATTAAAGTGAAGCCCAATGTGGACTTTAAGAATATTGACAGGGTATTTATCATCCCTGAAACACATACATTTACAGAGTAG
- a CDS encoding rod shape-determining protein: MALGSMFTRYMGIDLGTANTLVNVKGKGIVVREPSVVAIDEYTKEIKAVGEEAKKMIGRTPGNIVAIRPLRDGVIADFDVTQKMLKYFIHRAYPKKSMFFAPKVVVGVPSGVTEVEKRAVIEAVIAAGAKEAFLIEEPMAAAIGAGLPVSEATGSMVVDIGGGTTEIAVISLGGIVTSKSIRIGGDELDEAIASYIKKEYSLMIGERTAELVKMTIGSAYPKSKEEMMEITGRNLVTGLPKTMTIKSNEIMHALKEPVTAILEGIKSTLEKTPPELSADIMMSGIMLTGGGAYLHGLNKLIQEETMMPVHIAENALDCVAEGTGKALENYDTLKSVFLKTKRVL; this comes from the coding sequence ATGGCATTGGGAAGCATGTTCACACGGTATATGGGAATAGATTTAGGAACAGCAAATACGCTGGTAAACGTAAAAGGCAAGGGGATCGTAGTTAGGGAACCCTCTGTAGTTGCGATTGATGAATATACAAAAGAGATCAAGGCAGTCGGTGAAGAAGCAAAAAAAATGATCGGGAGAACACCGGGGAATATCGTAGCGATCAGACCCCTTAGAGATGGTGTTATCGCCGACTTTGACGTTACGCAAAAGATGCTCAAGTACTTCATCCACAGGGCGTATCCGAAAAAATCTATGTTTTTCGCACCTAAAGTGGTTGTAGGAGTTCCTTCCGGCGTCACTGAAGTTGAAAAACGCGCGGTCATCGAAGCGGTTATCGCAGCTGGAGCAAAAGAGGCGTTTCTTATCGAGGAACCTATGGCTGCTGCAATCGGAGCAGGTCTTCCTGTATCTGAAGCGACGGGCAGCATGGTCGTGGATATAGGTGGCGGTACTACTGAAATCGCTGTCATCTCCCTTGGGGGAATCGTAACAAGCAAGTCAATCCGTATCGGTGGAGACGAGCTTGATGAAGCGATTGCCAGTTACATTAAAAAAGAGTATAGCCTTATGATCGGTGAGCGAACAGCTGAGCTTGTTAAAATGACAATTGGAAGCGCGTATCCGAAGAGCAAGGAAGAAATGATGGAAATCACCGGCCGAAATCTGGTGACCGGTTTACCTAAGACGATGACAATCAAGTCGAATGAGATCATGCATGCCTTAAAAGAGCCTGTTACGGCGATTTTAGAGGGTATCAAATCGACTCTTGAAAAGACACCGCCTGAACTTTCAGCGGATATCATGATGAGCGGTATCATGCTCACAGGCGGCGGGGCTTACCTGCATGGGTTGAACAAACTCATCCAAGAAGAGACGATGATGCCTGTGCATATCGCAGAAAACGCACTCGATTGCGTTGCGGAAGGTACCGGTAAGGCGCTTGAAAACTATGATACTCTAAAGAGTGTGTTCCTAAAAACAAAACGCGTGTTGTAA